Proteins encoded by one window of Lates calcarifer isolate ASB-BC8 linkage group LG7_1, TLL_Latcal_v3, whole genome shotgun sequence:
- the clec11a gene encoding C-type lectin domain family 11 member A: MGPAATSLALLCLCSLGLCVPTGTAAAAPTQASLPEVKKARGDVPDILPEPEPEPTSPLSDFENSYNYVLSRLAGMDQAIHKLNVGHYTLDVKVSQLMDRLTRMDAKVGELEDSIREVYQHSKDNRKEMGRLEGCQKGKRMGYKCYLVYNSYEDYAGASRKCLERGGRMAMPRDRKEQEALADYVKSFFHPGNWPVWLGINDLRSEGMYLFEDGTRVSYFQWRKHFLSSQPDGGRRENCVAMSSDDGDWWDHYCDRTMNYLCEFDDRVAL, translated from the exons ATGGGACCGGCTGCAACCTCGCTCGCTCTCCTGTGTTTATGTTCTCTGGGGTTGTGTGTTCCTACAGGGACGgctgctgctgcaccaacaCAG GCGTCTCTGCCAGAGGTGAAGAAGGCAAGAGGGGATGTTCCTGACATTCTGCCAGAGCCTGAACCAGAGCCAACCAGCCCCCTGTCAGACTTTGAGAACTCGTACAACTACGTCT TATCCAGACTAGCCGGCATGGACCAGGCGATCCACAAGCTGAACGTCGGTCACTACACGCTGGATGTTAAAGTCAGTCAGCTGATGGACCGTCTGACCAGGATGGATG CTAAAGTCGGGGAGCTGGAGGACAGCATCCGCGAGGTCTACCAGCACAGCAAGGACAACCGCAAGGAGATGGGAAGACTGGAAG GTTGCCAGAAGGGAAAACGGATGGGATACAAATGTTACCTGGTGTACAACAGCTACGAGGATTACGCAGGAGCGTCCAGAAAATGCTTGGAGCGCGGCGGCCGCATGGCAATGCCCCGCGACCGCAAGGAGCAGGAGGCCCTGGCCGACTACGTCAAGTCCTTCTTCCACCCAGGGAACTGGCCCGTCTGGCTGGGCATCAACGACCTGCGATCTGAGGGCATGTACCTTTTTGAAGACGGGACGCGGGTCTCGTACTTCCAGTGGCGCAAGCATTTTCTGTCCAGCCAGCCGGACGGAGGGAGGCGGGAGAACTGTGTGGCGATGTCGTCAGACGACGGCGACTGGTGGGACCACTACTGCGATCGGACCATGAACTATCTCTGCGAGTTTGATGACAGGGTGgcactttaa
- the selenol gene encoding selenoprotein L codes for MAEDVTVSEETLTSGLTLLVNLGNVILQKAKQDAEASLENFVPHKITTLFGLMTAGTDFYKSIGVKKKSEAEAVWQKSYHCAAVREKVEELLQLESEWDSFLESVDRDLQTTDGQLSGVKSADSLSPETPFTDGRSGKSVTLGDYLGQGQKLLLVLIRHFGULPURDHVAELQASQTVLEARSLQVLVVSFGSFEGAQLWLEQTGCTFDMLLDPQRKVYRSFGLGSSYAKVMKFGCLLQYSEYGAVNRDFPDFPPRLLEDIYQMGGDFLLDEAGKVLLSHPCKNPLDRPTVKDFLRVVDAAGCSADL; via the exons ATGGCTGAGGATGTGACTGTGTCAGAGGAGACATTGACAAGTGGTCTGACTCTGTTGGTCAACTTGGGCAATGTTATCCTCCAGAAAGCCAAGCAGGATGCAGAAG CCTCCCTGGAGAATTTTGTCCCACATAAGATCACCACTTTATTTGGCCTGATGACAGCAGGAACAGACTTCTACAAAAG CATCGgagtgaagaagaagagtgaAGCAGAGGCCGTTTGGCAGAAGTCTTACCA ctgtgcagcagtgagagagaaggtggaggagctgctgcagctggag AGTGAGTGGGACTCCTTCCTGGAGAGTGTGGACAGAGACCTGCAGACAACAGACGGACAGCTCTCAGGAGTGAAGAGCGCCGACAGTCTGAGCCCTGAAACTCCATTCACTGATGGACGGAGTGGGAA GAGTGTGACTCTGGGTGACTACCTGGGTCAGGgtcagaagctgctgctggtccTCATCAGACACTTTGGATGACTGCCGTGACGAGACCACGTGGCCGAGCTGCAGGCCAGTCAG ACTGTCCTGGAGGCTCGGTCACTGCAGGTCTTGGTGGTTTCGTTCGGCAGTTTTGAGGGAGCTCAGTTGTGGCTGGAGCAGACTGGATGTACCTTTGACATGCTGCTGGATCCACAGAGAAAG GTCTACAGGAGTTTTGGCCTCGGCTCGTCCTACGCCAAGGTGATGAAGTTCGGCTGCCTGCTGCAGTACTCAGAGTACGGAGCTGTGAACAGAGATTTCCCCGACTTCCCTCCTCGCCTGCTGGAAGACATCTACCAG aTGGGAGGTGACTTTTTGCTGGATGAAGCAGGGAAGGTGCTTCTCTCTCACCCGTGTAAAAACCCTCTGGACAGGCCGACTGTGAAGGACTTCCTGCGGGTCGTGGACGCTGCCGGCTGCTCCGCCGACCTGTAG